The following is a genomic window from Candidatus Omnitrophota bacterium.
TCATAATAACGGAACGTATTTACAGGCGTTTATACGCGATGAGATTCTGAGCAGCTGGCCCACGAAATTACATTTCGGCGTTGCCTCAACGAGCAACAACGCCGCGACAAAGATGACCATACAGGGGTCAAACGGCTACGTGGGCATCGGCACAGTGAGCCCGGCGGCGCATCTTCAGGTCGGCACAGGCACTCCCGGCTCTGCCACAGGCGCGGGCGACCTGTATGTGGCAAGCGACCTCGAGGTTGATTCCACCGCCTATCTTGACCTGGACGCGCGGGTAGGCCGCGACTTTATCGGCACAGCCGCCACTTCGTATATGTATATGACCGGCACGCTCACGGTTGACCTGGACAACGACAACAATGGTACGGACAAGTTTTCTATAAGGGACGGCGGCAATACCGAGATATTCTACGTGAATGAAGATAACGGAGGCGGAGGCAATGTTGTGGCAAAGGGAGTCACCGAAGGCTCATACATAGGGTTATTCAAGGGCTTGGGTTCGCTTCCGGGCTACGGCTCCAGCCGTTATCCGACGCTGAAGACGGATTACTCCTACTTGTATTTCTCCGTTGCCGGCGCGTACTCCGCGTATATGGGCTCTAACGGCGTCCTGACCGCCCAATCCAGCCGCGAGAAGAAGGAGAACTTTAAGGAGCTTGACTTTGATAATGTCCTGGCAAAGATTGATAAAATGCCGGTTATGGAGTGGAACTACAAGAACGAAGAAGATTCCATAAAGCACATCGGCCCGTTTGCCGAGGATTTCCACGCGCTTTTCGGACTGAACGGCACCGATAATACAATGATCGGCCACAGCGACCCTCCGGGCGTTGCCCTCGCCGGCGTAAAAGGGCTGTATAGGAAGGTGAAGGAGCAGGAGAGGGTGATTGAAGAGCTGGAGACAAGGATAGCGGCGTTGGAGAAGAAGTAAGACCAAAAGCGTATATCAGATTATCAGTGTGTCAGTTAGAGTTTATCAGTTTATCAGAATATCAGAGAGAATGACCAATGTCCAATTTACCAATGACGAATGAAATCACAATGACTCAAATCCCAAATAGAAAGTATGATTTGCGGGAGAGAACTGCTAAATTTGGAGAAAACATAGTTAATTTCGCGAAGAGCATACCTGAAAATAGTGTGAATAGGCCATTAATAAGTCAGCTAGTAAGGGCAGGTACGAGCGTAGGAGCTAATTATTGTGAAGCAGACGATGCCTCAACAAGGAAGGACTTCTTTTACAAAATTGGGACCTGTAGGAGAGAATCAAAAGAGTCTAAGCATTGGCTTAGGATGA
Proteins encoded in this region:
- a CDS encoding four helix bundle protein, with the protein product MSNLPMTNEITMTQIPNRKYDLRERTAKFGENIVNFAKSIPENSVNRPLISQLVRAGTSVGANYCEADDASTRKDFFYKIGTCRRESKESKHWLRMITTAVPSLKAEAELFLNEAQELNLIFSAIINRAGKR